A segment of the Patescibacteria group bacterium genome:
CTTATATTCATAGAGGTGGTGAGATGAAAAGGCGCAATTCCTATCTGGAGCCTATGCGCGTTGGAACTGCTTGGCCAACTCAACAATTGAAACACCGGCTCCTCGTAACGGCAAAGCAACTTACATAACCAAACTTGCGCAATTTTGGGAATTTTTTTTCCTAACAAAACGGCTTCCATTTTGTTGGTTGGCAGTCTTCCATTCCTTGCGCTTGTCATATAGGCGGGAACTCCCGCGTTTCTGCGAACAGGAAATCTCAAAAACCCCTTTCCGGCAAAAGTTTCTTTCAGCCAGTTTATACTCTCCAAATAAGGACGCGCTTCTCTCGGAACATTATCCCAATCCATAAGTTCCAAAATTCGCGAAATTTCCCCCATTGCCGAAAACCTTTTGTCTGCCAAACTCCTCTGTTTAATTCTCAAAACCCTTGCCACCGCCTTTATATCAAAAGCGGAACAGGCAAGTCCAAAATTAGCGTGGGACTCGTATCTAACACCTACAACGCCCCCTCCTAAAACAACCTTTGCGTAAGGGTTTTGTGTTTTCACCGCCCTCTCCTTTTATGAAAGTGTTTTAACGGCCGTCTCGGCGCACAGAACATCCTGCGCCAAATCCATAGACCCTCCAACTCCCGCCGCGCCAATTATTTTACCATCTTTTAAAACGGGAAGCCCTCCTGGCAGAATCGTCATTTTTCCGCCTAGTATTTCCTGAACGCC
Coding sequences within it:
- a CDS encoding Sua5/YciO/YrdC/YwlC family protein, which encodes MKTQNPYAKVVLGGGVVGVRYESHANFGLACSAFDIKAVARVLRIKQRSLADKRFSAMGEISRILELMDWDNVPREARPYLESINWLKETFAGKGFLRFPVRRNAGVPAYMTSARNGRLPTNKMEAVLLGKKIPKIAQVWLCKLLCRYEEPVFQLLSWPSSSNAHRLQIGIAPFHLTTSMNI